In Cicer arietinum cultivar CDC Frontier isolate Library 1 chromosome 7, Cicar.CDCFrontier_v2.0, whole genome shotgun sequence, a single window of DNA contains:
- the LOC105852510 gene encoding uncharacterized protein: protein MKAYMRKQYIVGQRIFREKVRELVFPHTTSILAPHEKYIVEIIDVVPDGNCGFHTIAALLDWTEESWPLVRTQLDKEIHLHQDLYANVFDDSIELVRNSLKISGLGGHGKDKWMTIPDLCYVIATLYNVILVSLSRNLNMLFFPLNKAPSKESSLINLLAIGFVNENR from the exons ATGAAAGCCTACATGAGAAAACAATATATTGTTGGTCAAAGGATATTCAGGGAAAAGGTGCGTGAActtgtatttccacatacaacatcaatacttgcaccacATGAGAAG TATATTGTGGAGATAATAGATGTTGTGcctgatggaaattgtgggtttCACACAATTGCAGCATTGTTAGATTGGACTGAAGAATCTTGGCCTTTAGTTCGAacacaattggataaagagatcCATCTACATCAGGACCTTTATGCCAATGTGTTCGATGATAGTATTGAATTAGTGCGGAACTCGTTGAAAATTTCAGGATTGGGTGGTCACggaaaagataagtggatgACTATACCAGACTTgtgttacgtgatagcaacactatataatgtcatattggtgtcGTTGTCTCGTAATCTGAATATGCTATTCTTTCCTCTAAACAAAGCACCATCCAAAGAGTCTTCTCTTATCAATTTACTAGCAATTGGATTCGTAAATGAAAATCGTTAG